The following proteins are encoded in a genomic region of Dyadobacter sp. UC 10:
- a CDS encoding anhydro-N-acetylmuramic acid kinase has product MKKHIERLHQIASSESRRIIGLMSGTSLDGLDIALCHIQKSGTETALTLEKFTTIPYEDQFRDQIRTVFAKREIDFQQLVLLNPYIGLVHGKMIKETLENWNIQTSNIDLIASHGQTVFHAPQKQHNLTDFPNATLQIGDGDHIAVETGIITISDFRQKHIAAGGEGAPLAVYGDYYLFSKKGENRVLLNMGGIANFTYLPGHLEAAAVFTTDTGPGNTLLDYFTRKLFDKPYDENGAIAASGLVNELLLSELKSLPFFNLPFPKTTGPEVFNFEYVETAIQKTGLSSLSNADLIATLTRLSADTISDAILRTLEKDEKYHIYASGGGAHNPVLMQAISLNLNHEVGLIDELGVSGDAKEAVLFAVLANETVAGMHSDFGKKEGVPSISMGKISFPG; this is encoded by the coding sequence ATGAAAAAACACATAGAGCGGCTGCACCAGATCGCCAGCAGTGAGTCCAGGCGCATTATCGGATTAATGTCCGGAACTTCGCTCGACGGGCTGGATATTGCACTCTGTCATATTCAAAAAAGCGGCACTGAAACTGCGCTGACCCTCGAAAAGTTTACGACGATACCTTACGAAGACCAGTTCAGGGACCAGATCAGAACGGTATTCGCGAAACGGGAAATCGACTTTCAGCAACTCGTACTGCTTAATCCATACATTGGTTTGGTGCACGGGAAGATGATTAAGGAAACGCTGGAAAACTGGAATATTCAGACTTCCAATATTGACCTGATTGCTAGTCACGGACAAACCGTTTTTCACGCGCCGCAAAAACAGCATAACCTGACCGACTTCCCGAATGCGACATTGCAAATCGGTGACGGCGATCATATTGCTGTGGAAACGGGCATTATTACGATCAGTGATTTCAGGCAAAAGCATATTGCTGCGGGTGGCGAAGGCGCACCGCTGGCTGTTTACGGTGATTATTATTTGTTTTCAAAAAAAGGGGAAAACCGCGTTCTGCTGAATATGGGCGGTATTGCCAACTTCACTTACCTACCCGGACATTTGGAGGCAGCCGCAGTTTTCACAACCGATACCGGCCCAGGCAACACATTACTGGACTATTTTACGCGAAAGCTTTTCGATAAACCCTATGACGAAAACGGCGCGATCGCTGCGAGCGGTTTGGTCAATGAATTGCTTCTGAGTGAATTAAAATCGCTGCCATTTTTCAATCTGCCTTTTCCTAAAACGACCGGACCGGAAGTATTTAATTTCGAATATGTAGAAACTGCTATTCAGAAAACCGGTTTATCTTCGCTCTCAAACGCCGACCTGATCGCCACGCTGACGCGGCTGAGTGCGGATACCATTTCAGATGCGATTTTACGAACACTTGAAAAAGACGAGAAATACCACATTTACGCCAGCGGCGGCGGCGCGCACAACCCGGTACTGATGCAGGCAATCAGTCTGAATTTGAATCACGAAGTTGGTTTGATCGATGAATTGGGCGTTTCTGGCGACGCGAAGGAAGCCGTTTTATTTGCTGTACTGGCCAATGAAACTGTTGCCGGAATGCATTCGGATTTTGGTAAAAAGGAAGGAGTACCGTCCATTTCAATGGGTAAAATTTCATTTCCGGGTTGA
- the purD gene encoding phosphoribosylamine--glycine ligase, which translates to MNILILGSGGREHAFAWKISQSPLCDSLFVAPGNAGTAGVATNLPISYNDFNAIAEAVIAHKIELVIVGPEEPLVNGIVDYFEVNENLSHIKIIGPNKAGAQLEGSKDFSKAFMQKYGIPTASSKTFTAETLEIGLEYLEAHSLPIVLKADGLAAGKGVIIAEKLPEAETAFREMLLDKKFGDAGSKVVVEQFLKGIELSVFVLTDGEHYKILPEAKDYKRIGENDTGLNTGGMGAVSPVTFADANFLRKVEEKVVKPTLHGLKEEGIKYVGFIFIGLMNIKGEPYVIEYNVRMGDPETEVVIPRIQSDLAMLMASTAKGTLNDFEIQISPQVAVTTVVVSGGYPGDYEKGKVISGSEKVEDVYLYHAGTTFNDNSEIVTNGGRVMALTGLANSLENAVHKSQRAAQVVQYEGKYFRHDIGVDLIRYND; encoded by the coding sequence ATGAATATACTTATCTTGGGATCCGGCGGGAGAGAGCACGCTTTTGCCTGGAAAATCTCCCAAAGTCCTCTTTGTGACAGTTTGTTTGTAGCCCCCGGAAACGCTGGTACAGCAGGTGTTGCAACGAACCTCCCTATTTCCTACAACGATTTCAATGCAATTGCGGAAGCAGTGATAGCTCACAAAATCGAGCTTGTTATTGTTGGCCCTGAAGAGCCGCTCGTCAATGGTATTGTTGATTATTTTGAAGTAAACGAAAATCTTTCGCACATAAAGATCATCGGTCCGAATAAGGCTGGCGCGCAGCTGGAAGGCAGCAAGGATTTTTCCAAAGCATTTATGCAGAAATATGGGATCCCAACCGCTTCTTCCAAAACCTTTACGGCCGAAACACTTGAAATAGGATTAGAATATCTGGAAGCACATTCCCTTCCAATCGTATTGAAGGCCGACGGACTGGCAGCCGGAAAAGGTGTTATTATTGCAGAAAAGCTTCCCGAAGCAGAAACCGCCTTCAGGGAAATGCTTTTGGATAAAAAATTTGGCGACGCAGGCAGTAAAGTAGTTGTTGAACAGTTTTTGAAAGGTATAGAACTTTCTGTCTTCGTACTGACGGACGGGGAGCATTACAAAATTTTACCAGAAGCAAAAGACTACAAACGCATTGGTGAAAATGATACCGGCCTCAACACCGGCGGGATGGGCGCAGTTTCGCCTGTTACATTTGCTGACGCTAATTTCCTCAGGAAAGTTGAAGAAAAAGTGGTCAAACCAACGTTGCATGGCTTAAAGGAAGAAGGTATTAAGTACGTCGGCTTCATTTTCATAGGATTAATGAATATAAAAGGCGAACCTTACGTGATCGAATACAATGTCCGTATGGGTGACCCTGAGACGGAGGTCGTAATTCCTCGTATCCAGTCTGACCTGGCTATGTTAATGGCCTCGACAGCAAAGGGAACGCTGAACGATTTTGAAATACAAATATCACCGCAGGTAGCCGTCACAACGGTTGTTGTTTCCGGCGGGTACCCCGGCGATTATGAAAAAGGAAAGGTAATTTCCGGAAGCGAAAAAGTAGAGGATGTGTATTTGTATCATGCTGGCACTACTTTTAATGATAATTCTGAGATTGTGACAAACGGAGGGCGGGTTATGGCATTGACCGGACTTGCCAATTCCCTCGAAAATGCGGTTCACAAATCGCAGCGCGCCGCCCAGGTGGTGCAGTACGAAGGGAAATACTTCCGTCACGATATCGGTGTTGATTTAATACGTTATAACGATTGA
- the lhgO gene encoding L-2-hydroxyglutarate oxidase, translating to MYDITIIGGGIVGLATAFRIKEQRPALKVLLLEKENEVAKHQTGHNSGVIHSGLYYKPGSLKATNCIRGYQMLLDFCNRENVPYDLCGKIVVATSEEQRPLLRNLFERGNHNGLTENRMISQGEIREIEPHVKGLEGIWVPYTGIIDYKTVCEKYAEIVRKLDGEIRFGEKVTDVRSKTTHSEVVSASGKVFETKLIVNCAGLYSDKVAQLTQPDDIKVRIIPFRGEYYKIKPEKHYLVKNLIYPVPDPNFPFLGVHFTRMIEGGIEAGPNAVFAFRREGYDKLDINFPELMESLVWPGFRKVAMKYWKTGMGEYYRSFSKAAFTKALQGLIPEIQSDDLIPGGAGVRAQACDYDGGLLDDFSIIENKNAINVCNAPSPAATSSLSIGQTVSERVLARI from the coding sequence ATGTACGATATCACAATCATCGGTGGCGGGATCGTCGGCCTCGCCACCGCGTTTCGCATCAAGGAACAAAGGCCCGCATTGAAAGTTTTGCTGCTCGAAAAGGAAAACGAAGTAGCGAAGCACCAGACCGGTCACAACAGCGGCGTGATCCATTCCGGGCTTTATTACAAGCCCGGCAGCCTGAAAGCGACCAATTGTATTCGTGGCTACCAAATGCTGCTCGACTTCTGCAACCGGGAAAATGTGCCTTACGATCTGTGCGGAAAAATCGTGGTCGCCACCAGCGAGGAGCAGCGGCCATTGCTTAGGAATTTGTTCGAGCGCGGAAACCATAACGGACTGACTGAAAACCGGATGATATCACAAGGTGAAATCCGCGAAATTGAGCCGCATGTGAAAGGTCTGGAAGGAATATGGGTGCCTTATACCGGTATCATTGATTATAAAACGGTTTGTGAGAAATACGCAGAGATTGTGCGAAAACTGGACGGAGAGATTCGTTTTGGCGAAAAAGTAACGGATGTTCGCAGTAAAACAACGCACTCCGAAGTAGTATCTGCAAGCGGGAAAGTTTTCGAAACAAAACTGATCGTGAACTGCGCGGGACTTTATTCCGACAAAGTTGCGCAACTGACACAGCCTGATGATATCAAAGTCAGAATTATTCCATTCCGCGGCGAATACTATAAGATAAAACCAGAAAAGCATTACCTCGTCAAAAATCTTATCTATCCGGTACCGGATCCTAATTTTCCATTCCTCGGCGTGCATTTCACGCGTATGATAGAAGGTGGAATCGAGGCGGGGCCAAATGCCGTTTTCGCATTCCGCCGCGAAGGTTACGACAAGCTGGATATCAATTTCCCTGAATTAATGGAATCTCTCGTATGGCCCGGCTTCCGGAAAGTGGCGATGAAATACTGGAAAACAGGAATGGGAGAATATTACCGCTCATTTTCAAAAGCCGCTTTTACCAAAGCATTACAGGGACTAATCCCCGAAATTCAAAGCGACGACCTTATTCCGGGAGGCGCCGGGGTACGCGCTCAGGCTTGTGATTATGACGGAGGGTTGCTTGATGATTTTTCTATTATCGAGAATAAGAATGCAATCAACGTCTGCAACGCGCCCTCGCCGGCTGCGACTTCGTCACTCTCAATCGGGCAAACCGTTTCCGAAAGAGTTTTAGCGCGGATTTAG
- a CDS encoding PSP1 domain-containing protein yields the protein MNVFDWLSHMDVPAGQRFDVVEVKFKGGRKEYFRNINQLEFITGDYVVCEMASGQHIGTVSLQGELVRLQMKRKNVVFSDDMHVIYRVASEKDLDKHTQAMAREMPTLYRTREIIREMKLNMKLSDVEFQSDNTKTTFYYSSEERVDFRELIKSLASEFKVRIEMRQISLRQEASRLGGLGSCGRELCCSTWLTDFKNISTSAARYQNLSLNPAKLSGQCGRLKCCLNYELETYIDALRDIPTVDAPLKTKKGIATLQKTDIFKKIMWFGFDKDTNWYPVAIDKVLQIIDLNKKDIIPESLEILTPEPEKNLEKGAGKLNSDLENLDKKYSEEQKKKKKKKKNRSGQNKNNPNGQGKPQAAAPNQPAGK from the coding sequence ATGAATGTCTTTGACTGGCTTAGTCACATGGATGTTCCTGCCGGCCAGCGTTTTGACGTTGTCGAGGTTAAATTCAAAGGAGGTAGAAAAGAGTATTTCCGCAATATCAATCAACTGGAATTTATCACAGGCGACTATGTTGTCTGCGAAATGGCCTCTGGCCAGCATATTGGAACTGTTTCTTTACAGGGCGAGCTTGTTCGGTTGCAGATGAAGCGGAAAAACGTCGTGTTCAGTGATGATATGCATGTAATTTACCGCGTTGCATCGGAAAAGGATCTCGACAAGCACACGCAGGCAATGGCCCGCGAAATGCCGACGCTTTATCGTACCCGCGAGATTATCCGCGAAATGAAGCTGAATATGAAGCTTTCGGACGTGGAGTTTCAATCAGATAATACCAAAACGACATTCTATTATTCTTCGGAAGAGCGTGTCGATTTTCGGGAACTGATCAAAAGTCTGGCTTCTGAGTTTAAGGTTCGGATTGAGATGCGGCAGATCAGTCTGCGTCAGGAAGCGAGCCGCCTTGGTGGCCTGGGTTCCTGCGGCCGCGAGCTTTGCTGCTCTACCTGGCTGACTGATTTTAAAAATATTTCCACTTCTGCGGCACGTTACCAGAATTTGTCTCTGAATCCTGCGAAGCTTTCAGGTCAATGCGGCAGGTTGAAATGCTGTCTTAACTACGAGCTCGAAACTTACATTGATGCATTAAGGGATATCCCGACGGTAGACGCGCCTTTGAAAACTAAAAAAGGCATTGCTACGCTTCAAAAAACGGATATCTTTAAAAAGATCATGTGGTTTGGGTTTGATAAGGACACAAACTGGTACCCGGTGGCGATTGACAAGGTGTTGCAGATCATCGACCTCAACAAGAAGGATATTATCCCGGAATCTCTTGAAATCCTGACTCCCGAGCCGGAAAAAAATCTGGAAAAAGGTGCCGGGAAATTGAACAGCGACCTCGAAAATCTGGACAAAAAATACAGCGAGGAGCAGAAGAAGAAAAAGAAGAAAAAGAAAAACCGATCAGGTCAAAACAAAAACAATCCGAACGGGCAAGGTAAGCCACAGGCTGCGGCACCAAACCAGCCTGCAGGTAAGTAA